One Candidatus Cloacimonadota bacterium DNA segment encodes these proteins:
- a CDS encoding PorV/PorQ family protein, which produces MKQYILILLMATLACTVAAGISDRAGEYGYKFLNIPVNPVSQALAGRGLHSLENSASWLWQPASAMMHVQNSVSASHSTWIGDTAYSSLVYSRSSRTSHVGFALRNLSYGEIEQRDDSAVLLGYYSPADLGLTGNYALRVTPSIYVGANLGVYYQKIDTASSLALSTDIGISSLTFVKDSRLSFSVRNLGLSNKMDHEQVKLPISFDLDANKGFALGEQYLNLETGIVITPDSDPQTHLATELTLLKRINLRTGYKFNHDSADFSAGIGFNVSHFVVDYAFVPYTEGLGNVHSFGLSYRF; this is translated from the coding sequence ATGAAGCAATATATTCTAATCCTATTGATGGCTACTCTCGCCTGCACGGTAGCGGCCGGTATATCCGATCGTGCTGGTGAATACGGCTATAAGTTTCTTAATATTCCGGTTAATCCGGTTAGTCAAGCCTTGGCAGGACGCGGATTACACAGCTTGGAAAACTCTGCCTCATGGTTGTGGCAACCGGCATCGGCAATGATGCATGTCCAGAATTCAGTTTCTGCTTCTCACAGCACATGGATTGGCGATACAGCTTACAGTTCACTTGTGTATTCGCGGTCCAGCCGCACTTCCCACGTAGGCTTTGCGCTTAGGAACCTTAGCTATGGAGAGATTGAGCAACGTGACGATAGCGCTGTACTCCTTGGTTATTATAGCCCGGCAGATCTTGGCTTAACCGGAAACTATGCCCTGCGTGTTACACCAAGCATCTATGTTGGCGCAAACCTTGGTGTTTATTATCAAAAAATAGATACCGCCTCTTCATTGGCTTTAAGCACCGATATCGGCATAAGCTCGCTTACCTTTGTTAAGGATAGTCGCCTCTCATTCTCGGTGAGAAATCTGGGGCTAAGTAATAAGATGGATCACGAGCAAGTCAAATTACCCATCAGCTTTGACTTGGACGCCAATAAAGGTTTTGCTTTAGGTGAACAATACTTGAATTTGGAAACTGGAATCGTGATAACGCCAGATTCGGATCCACAAACGCACTTAGCTACAGAGCTTACCCTACTTAAACGCATAAACTTGCGTACTGGCTACAAATTTAACCACGATAGCGCAGATTTTAGTGCCGGAATTGGTTTCAATGTCTCCCATTTTGTGGTAGATTATGCATTTGTACCCTACACAGAAGGCTTGGGGAATGTGCACAGCTTTGGCTTAAGCTATCGTTTCTAA